Within the Bradyrhizobium ottawaense genome, the region CAGCGACATCGAAAAACGAAAAACCGCCCTGCGGGAGGCGCTGCGGCGCAAGCCAGGCACCGGCCTGCGGGTGACGATCGATACCCTCCTTGCCGCCGCCGAGCTGGTCAAAGCCGAAGAGGCCGAGCCGCTCGAGATCGGCCGCGAGATCTGGATCAGGCTGCCGGTTTGACGGCCCTCAGCCGCCGCCCCTCCAACGACCCGCACCGCAAAGGCTGGCGGGTGTTCTACGGCGACGTCCAGATCGGCCACATCGGGGAGCGAGCCGGCGTCCCGATCGACGTCGACCAGTGGGGCTGGAGCCTGAGCTTCTATCCCGGCACCGAGCCCGACGACGGCGCAGGCGGCACGGGTGCGACCTTCGAAGAATGCCGGGCCGCGTTCGAGCGAGCCTGGGAGGAACTCCGACCGAAGCTCACCGAGGAAAACTTTGAGGTCTGGCGCCGCGAGCGCGACCGCACCGCTTGGAAATACCGGATGCACGACCTGGGCCTGCCGATGCCGACCCAGACCACCACCGGCTGGTCGAAGTGCTTCTGCGGCGCTGACATCCCGATTTCATGTGAAGAGCATATCCATACCGTCCACCGAGGAATTGGCGAATGAGACTGACCAACGAGCGGCCCTACGCGAAGCCGGAGGCTGCGGCGAAGCGGCTATGGGAGATCATCCAGAAGATCGAGCCGGTGCATGGCCGCACGCACGTCGAGAAATTCAACGGCCCGTTCCTATTCGTCGACATGGCCACACCTGCCGAGTATTCGGCCGGCATGAATATCCTGGTGGAACGCGGGTTCTGCCAGTGGCACGAGAGCGGAACTTTCATCACACTGCTCAAGGAAACCGACTCGCATTTCGACTGAGGCGACCCTACGTTTGACTCCGGTCAGTGGAGTTTATGCGTATGGCCTCGCCCTCGATTATTCCCAACGACCGGCTCGACCGGGATTTCTACATCGTCCTCGAAGAGTTCCGGGACGGCGCCGCGTTTCGGGAGACCGACGAAGGCGTCGGTTATGACGACATCATCGATCAGCTGCTGGCCGGCGAGTTCGGCCAGGTTCTACGGGTGGTGGCGTTCAACCCATCCGAGGGATGGTCGAGGGACGCCAGCGAGGATATCGCCCGCGAGCTGGAGCGCCGGATCAGCAACGAGGGTCGCGAAGTCTCCGACGCCCTGACGGACTTCATCGAAGGTCAGCTCGGCCGCAAGATCGGCGTGCAGCTGCCGCTACCGCTTCAGATCTGACCTGTAAGAAAATCGCCGCAAATTTCTGACACGACTCGCATTTTGCCTTCGGGCTCATAGATCACTTCAATGCCAAAACCGTTCGAATATTGTCGGCCGGTCGCCCAAAAGGCCGTACCCGCTGGACCCGACTGGATCCACGAGGTCAAATACGACGGCTACCGCGGTCGCATCGTCCGCGAGGGTAAGGACGTGCGCCTGCTATCGAAGTCTGGCCTCGACTGGACCTGGCGTTTCCCCTGGATCGTCGAGACGGCGCACAAGATCCGCACGAGCCGCTTTGCGATCGACGGCGAGATCGTCGTGCTCGATGTGCAGGGAATCTCCAACTTCGACGCGCTCCACTCAGGCCGGCACAACGAGGAGGCCCAGCTCTACGCCTTCGACCTCGTGGCGCTGGACGGCGATGACCTCCGCGACCTGCCGCTGTTCGAGCGCAAGGACCGGCTCGGCAAGCTGCTCCGCGGCCGGCCCGAAGGCATCTTCGTGGCGCCGTTCGAGCAGGGCGAGATCGGCCCCAGCCTGTTCGAGGCGGCATGCCGCATGGAACTCGAGGGCTTGGTGTCCAAGCACCGTGATCGGCTCTATCGGCCCCGGACCTGCGACTGGGTGAAAGTGAAGAACCGGGCTCATCCGGCGTTCTTGCGAGTGATGGACTCATTTTGAAAAGTGGAGGTAGGCGACGACGAGAGCGGCGACGATCATGTCGACCCCGACCGCTTCTGCTCCTCGACGGCTTTCTCGCACATCGTCTTGAACTGCTGGAACGTGTTGAGCAGATGGCGACCGCGCTTCATGAACTTCTCGAACCGCCAGTAGTCGAAGGATTCGGCGGTCACGAAGTCGTCGCTCTCCAGCATCTTCGAATGCCACAGCACCATCGGTATGCCCTCGGGCGGCGTCGCCGTCTCGCCGGGCATGTCGCCGCCGAAGCGGACGGACCACGTCCCGTGGGCGATCAGGTTGCGCTCCTGACGGAGTTCGGCGAGCGCGTCCCACATTGCCGACACGTCGAGCTTCATGTGGTCCTCGACGATGGAGCGGATGAACTTGATGTTTTCGTGCGCGTGTTCCTTCGCGATCTGCTTCTTCCGCTTCAGGTCGGGCTGTTCGAGAGCCCATACGCTTTCAATCAGCATGCAATCGATGTGCGAGAAGACGGTCACCGCATCTGCGATGGCGATCTTGAGGCGGTCCGGCAGCGTGAACGACCACGTCATGCCGGGGACGGCGATGCTGGTCGGCGGCGGTTTCTGTTTGGACATCAGGGCCTCTCGAAGATCGGAATGGCGTATATCGCCTTCTCGATTTCGAACCGCAGCCTGGCGCAGCGGTCGGCCTGCGCGTCGAGGTCGCCTGGCCGGTCGAAGTGGACCTCGCTCTTCATCGAATTCCGCGACGTATGGATCGCGCGGTCATGGCCGGATCCGACGACCCAGAGTCCGTGCACTACGCGGATGCGAACCGCGTTGACGTCGTGGCATTCGGCGATCAGATTCTTGAGCGCCGGGTCCGGCTTGCCGCCTTTTTCCTTGGCGGACAGCGCCAGCAGAGCCGAGCACAGCTTGGCGAAGTCGAGTCCGGAGGTCACGATGTCGAAGTATTCGTCGCCGATGCGGGCCATCTCGGCGACGTGGTGCCGCAGAGTGTACTCCAGCTGCGAGAACTGGAAGATGAAGCGTCCGATCTCGCGATAAATGGTGTCGGTAGGCCCGGGACCGCCGAAGGTTATGCCTGTGACGACGTTCTCGGTCACCGGAACGGATTCCAAAGTTCGACGTGGAACGCATACCGGAAGATGATGACCACGACGCCGTACATCAGCGTCAGGCAGAACAGCCCGGCGGCGGCCTGCACCAGGCCGACGAAGCCCAGGAACGCGACCGCGCGGCCTACCTTTAATTCGTCCTTCGGCTTGTCTATCTCGGTCACGGCCGCCTCAATTGCAGTTCGTGTAGATCGTGTTGCCGTTCACGTTGCTGATGCAGTTGTGCGGCTGGGCGACCGGCGCAGGCGCGGGTACCGGCATGTAGTACGGCTGCGGCGGCGGTGGCCGGTTAGCCTGCTGCGCCAGCAGATACTGGGCGGCGAACGCCCGCTGCTCCGGCGTCATCGGCTCCGAGGCGCACCCGGCCAGGCAGCCGGCGGCGACGGCGATCGCAATCCATTTTCCCCAGAAACGGCCCATTACTCTCCCCCAAGTTGCGGCCTATAATGGACGGGTCCAGGGCGGGAATCGAGGGGGATCAGTGAAAATAATCGGTATTTCAGCGGCGATGGCGGTCGCTTGGGCCGCGACCGCTCAGGCGAATGCCTTCGACGACTGCGTCCTGAAAAACATGCAAGGCGCGACGTCCGACGTGGCGGCCAAGTCGATCAAAGTGGCCTGCATCCGCAAGTCCTCGGTCACGCTCACCGACGACGATCTGAAGGGGCTGAAGGTCTCGAACGGCTTTTACGGCACGTTCGGCATGATGCGGACGCCGGGCTTCACCGCCGAGGTCAAGAACAACACCGGCTTCATCGTCACCGAGATCACGTTCGCCATCACGATCGGTGACGGCCCCGCCGAGATGTACCGGGTGGACAACTTCAACTACCAGGAGCCCGGCGTGATCTACACGGGTCCGGCGCCGGACCCGACGTTCGACATGCGCATCGATCCTCTCAAGAGCAAGAAATTCCAGTTCGAGATGGACCGGCGGGAGATCGAGAAGAAGAAGAAGTGGGGCTGGTCGCTCGTCGGCGCCAAGGGGATCGTCAGCCAATGAGCGGCGGCTTCAGGATGGCCTCGGCAGCCGACAGGGCGAGATCGGCCCCGACCTCTTCGACGCGGCATGCCGCATGGGGCTCGAGGGTTTGGTCTCGAAGCACAGAGAGCGCCCCTACCAGGGCGGCCGGTGCGACCACTGGGTCAAGGTGAAGAACCGGCAGCACCCGGCCTACTCTCGCGTCGCCGACCAGTTCTGAACTCGGAAGCGGGAGTTCAGAAGGGGCTCGTTATGCCCTTGCATCCGTGAGCGTAGATGTATTGCCACGCACGAATAATACGAGCGTGGTCAGGAGACTCCACCATCAGTTCGTAATCGGTGATCGGTTGCGCAACGCCCTGATATACCTCTTCCATCACCTTCGACTTACCGTGGATACCGACACGGGAGTAGTTGCCCATCTGCCGGGTGAAGGGCTGAAACGTGATGCTGTTGGTCACGATGTTATTCAGG harbors:
- a CDS encoding RNA ligase family protein yields the protein MPKPFEYCRPVAQKAVPAGPDWIHEVKYDGYRGRIVREGKDVRLLSKSGLDWTWRFPWIVETAHKIRTSRFAIDGEIVVLDVQGISNFDALHSGRHNEEAQLYAFDLVALDGDDLRDLPLFERKDRLGKLLRGRPEGIFVAPFEQGEIGPSLFEAACRMELEGLVSKHRDRLYRPRTCDWVKVKNRAHPAFLRVMDSF